In Archocentrus centrarchus isolate MPI-CPG fArcCen1 chromosome 21, fArcCen1, whole genome shotgun sequence, the following are encoded in one genomic region:
- the rmp64 gene encoding nucleolus and neural progenitor protein, which translates to MAGEPWNKINIPFPSAVSSVRVHITTETATNVETLMTENEKVLKLIRSEILQTEIRVLYELLYNLNNSSKGNKTFKGLKQVEQCVNRLKNMKIDVALRELADICPNRIQRQLSIKDGECVVPSQPMLEWICLKVLGAAQLMSCTLNRCSRAFILSKQQLKWEEFIILNVVTTSMLSRLWVIFRGMLVGLASLYQQLLELLKDVAHAQPMPFLTDFSLPADIAQLLGPSDAYLLSKHPAHRKDRQDKKQRAKKFSVKVRTQAQKRKIKEDLGIAVKRGTGHDADIRPFFKLFRNFTEGPSFPKQMRKADRKKRFQKKVREAASFTHMATHLDEMILWCKSQRMGKEKRLLNFLRVKCQKMKCLETAGYNVQRKLQTFKKEVCWASSPQGSAPKTFHSLTSRRRSVHLRAHVQTRSRQFMSSTVRTGIKRREKGPKLSGLRVDDQQSKSTEEATHQATDSDSHDDIDDIFASVGL; encoded by the exons ATGGCAGGAGAACCGTGGAACAAGATAAACATTCCCTTTCCGAGTGCTGTCTCCAGTGTTCGTGTACATATCACCACAGAAACAG CTACAAATGTTGAAACACtgatgactgaaaatgaaaaggtCCTGAAGCTAATCCGCAGTGAGATCCTTCAAACGGAGATACGAGTTTTGTACGAGCTGCTGTACAACCTGAACAACAGCTCCAAAGGCAACAAGACGTTCAAGGGATTGAAGCAG GTTGAACAGTGTGTGAACAGGCTGAAGAATATGAAAATTGATGTTGCTCTTCGGGAACTGGCAGATATCTGTCCAAATAGGATCCAGAG ACAGCTGAGTATCAAGGATGGGGAGTGTGTCGTTCCCAGTCAGCCCATGCTGGAGTGGATCTGTCTCAAAGTGCTGGGGGCTGCTCAGCTGATGAGCTGCACGTTGAATCGATGCAGCAGAGCTTTCAT ACTCTCAAAGCAGCAGTTGAAGTGGGAGGAGTTTATTATCCTGAATGTGGTGACAACCAGCATGCTCAGTCGTCTGTG GGTGATTTTCCGTGGTATGCTGGTTGGCCTGGCCAGCCTGTACCAGCAGCTCCTGGAACTTCTCAAAGATGTAGCCCACGCCCAGCCCATGCCCTTCCTCACAGACTTCTCCCTGCCAGCTGATATTGCTCAGTTACTTGGTCCTTCCGATGCATATTTATTGTCTAAGCATCCAGCACATAGGAAAGACCGCCAAGACAAGAAGCAGAGAGCGAAGAAATTTTCAGTTAAAGTCAGGACCCAGGcgcagaaaagaaaaattaaagaggACCTTGGCATTGCTGTTAAAAGAG GCACTGGTCATGATGCAGACATTAggccttttttcaagcttttCAGGAATTTTACAGAG GGTCCATCTTTCCCAAAACAAATGCGAAAGGCTGACAGGAAAAAGAGGTTCCAGAAAAAAGTGAGAGAAGCTGCTTCTTTCACCCACATGGCGACCCATCTTGATGAGATGATTCTGTGGTGCAAATCTCAGAGGATGGGAAAGGAAAAACGCCTTTTAAACTTCTTGCGTGTAAAGTGCCAAAAGATGAAATGCCTAGAGACAGCAGGTTACAA TGTCCAGAGGAAGTTGCAAACTTTTAAAAAGGAAGTTTGCTGGGCTTCATCTCCACAAGGATCAGCGCCAAAGACCTTTCATTCACTTACCTCAAGGAGAAGAAGCGTTCACTTGAGAGCTCATGTTCAGACACGTAGCAGGCAGTTTATGTCTTCTACTGTTAGAACTGGtataaaaagaagagagaaagggCCCAAGTTATCTGGACTTCGTGTGGATGACCAACAAAGCAAGTCTACAGAAGAGGCGACGCATCAAGCTACAGACTCTGATAGTCATGATGACATTGATGATATATTTGCCTCCGTAGGTTTGTGA
- the tex30 gene encoding testis-expressed protein 30 isoform X1, protein MVITDFQEAVKVPFGTKSLDAALCGPADVKDVHTAVILTHGAGGDMNFKHLVSLAHKLASNGFLCLRFTCKGLNLAYRVKAYSAVWDYLKSLQKFTITHTFFGGRSMGCRSAVALARRLSEESKDAVEGVMCLSFPLHPPGQTHAHRQRSEDLRMLPEHMRVLFVSGTEDDMCDRVYFDRMVKEMKAQVEIFWLQGGSHGLTVKGRSEVSVMDEVNLKVISWISNQAALAT, encoded by the exons ATGGTGATCACCGACTTTCAGGAGGCGGTGAAGGTGCCGTTTGGTACAAAATCTTTAGATGCTGCCTTGTGTGGCCCTGCCGACGTAAAAGATGTTCACACAGCCGTGATACTCACGCATGGTGCCGGGGGAGACATGAACTTCAAACATCTGGTTTCTCTGGCTCACAAGCTGGCATCAAACGGTTTCCTCTGCCTCCGCTTTACATGCAAAGGTTTGAACTTGGCTTACAGGGTGAAGGCATACAGTGCTGTGTGG GACTACCTGAAATCACTACAGAAGTTTacaataacacacacattttttggaG GCAGGTCAATGGGATGTCGTTCTGCTGTAGCTTTAGCTAGGCGACTAAGTGAAGAATCCAAGGACGCAGTGGAGGGTGTGATGTGCTTGTCTTTCCCCCTGCACCCACCAGGGCAGACACACGCCCATCGCCAACGGAGTGAAGATCTCAGGATGCTGCCAGAGCACATGCGTGTGCTGTTTGTGTCAGGGACTGAAGACGACATGTGTGACAGG GTCTATTTTGACAGGATggtaaaagaaatgaaagctcAAGTTGAGATTTTCTGGCTCCAAGGAGGCAGCCATGGACTGACAGTGAAAGGAAGGTCTGAGGTTTCTGTGATGGATGAAGTTAACTTAAAAGTCATCTCTTGGATCAGTAATCAGGCAGCACTGGCTACTTAA
- the tex30 gene encoding testis-expressed protein 30 isoform X2 produces MVITDFQEAVKVPFGTKSLDAALCGPADVKDVHTAVILTHGAGGDMNFKHLVSLAHKLASNGFLCLRFTCKGLNLAYRVKAYSAVWDYLKSLQKFTITHTFFGGQTHAHRQRSEDLRMLPEHMRVLFVSGTEDDMCDRVYFDRMVKEMKAQVEIFWLQGGSHGLTVKGRSEVSVMDEVNLKVISWISNQAALAT; encoded by the exons ATGGTGATCACCGACTTTCAGGAGGCGGTGAAGGTGCCGTTTGGTACAAAATCTTTAGATGCTGCCTTGTGTGGCCCTGCCGACGTAAAAGATGTTCACACAGCCGTGATACTCACGCATGGTGCCGGGGGAGACATGAACTTCAAACATCTGGTTTCTCTGGCTCACAAGCTGGCATCAAACGGTTTCCTCTGCCTCCGCTTTACATGCAAAGGTTTGAACTTGGCTTACAGGGTGAAGGCATACAGTGCTGTGTGG GACTACCTGAAATCACTACAGAAGTTTacaataacacacacattttttggaG GGCAGACACACGCCCATCGCCAACGGAGTGAAGATCTCAGGATGCTGCCAGAGCACATGCGTGTGCTGTTTGTGTCAGGGACTGAAGACGACATGTGTGACAGG GTCTATTTTGACAGGATggtaaaagaaatgaaagctcAAGTTGAGATTTTCTGGCTCCAAGGAGGCAGCCATGGACTGACAGTGAAAGGAAGGTCTGAGGTTTCTGTGATGGATGAAGTTAACTTAAAAGTCATCTCTTGGATCAGTAATCAGGCAGCACTGGCTACTTAA
- the poglut2 gene encoding LOW QUALITY PROTEIN: protein O-glucosyltransferase 2 (The sequence of the model RefSeq protein was modified relative to this genomic sequence to represent the inferred CDS: inserted 1 base in 1 codon; deleted 1 base in 1 codon): MNCKGLRQARHPVLQKTLVWGPGLEANIVLPARXFYIQAVDSSGKNLTASPGEKIFEVKIVSSVEQFTRIWIQVLDRRDGSFLVRYRMYATYSELHIHVLLESEHVAKSPFVLKGTVYHEGCYCPQESGSVWEAPMHCPQSFPQIERDLALYPSVDPDRNAQEVPQRFGQRQSLCHYTVKDNKIYVRTFGEHVGFRIFMDAILLSLTRKVRLPDIEFFVNLGDWPLEKRQPPEKIHPIFSWCGSNNTRDILMPTYDLTESVLETMGRVSLDMMSVQANTGPLWPEKNATAFWRGRDSRQERLELVKLSRAHPDIIDAAFTNFFFFKHDESLYGPLVKHVSFFDFFKYKYQINIDGTVAAYRLPYLLAGDSVVLKQDSGYYEHFYNELRPWEHYIPIRADLADLLEKIQWARDHDEEAKKIALAGQQFARGHLMGDSIFCYYYILFKEYAKLQATEPKIRKGMELVEQPTDDLFPCFLPQNTGKR, from the exons ATGAACTGCAAGGGGCTCAGGCAGGCTCGGCACCCAGTGCTGCAAAAAACTTTAGTATGGGGACCTGGACTAGAGGCAAACATTGTCCTTCCAGCTC TTTTCTACATACAGGCGGTGGATAGCTCGGGAAAAAA TTTAACAGCATCACCTGGTGAGAAGATCTTTGAAGTAAAGATTGTGTCTTCAGTGGAGCAGTTCACCAGGATTTGGATCCAGGTCTTGGATCGTCGGGATGGGTCATTCCTGGTTCGCTACCGAATGTATGCCACCTATTCAGAGCTTCACATCCACGTTTTGCTGGAGAGTGAGCATGTTGCCAAGTCACCGTTTGTTCTCAAAG GCACAGTCTATCATGAGGGATGTTACTGTCCCCAAGAAAGTGGCTCTGTATGGGAGGCCCCCATGCACTGTCCTCAGTCCTTCCCGCAGATAGAGAGGGACCTGGCTCTTTATCCTAGTGTTGACCCAGATCGCAATGCACAGGAGGTCCCACAGCGCTTTGGACAGCGCCAGAGCCTGTGCCACTACACTGTCAAAGACAACAAG ATCTATGTCAGAACATTTGGAGAACATGTTGGTTTTAGAATCTTTATGGATGCCATCCTCCTTTCTCTCACTAGAAAG gtgcGGCTCCCTGATATAGAGTTTTTTGTTAATCTGGGTGACTGGCCGTTGGAGAAGAGGCAACCCCCTGAGAAGATTCATCCCATCTTTTCCTGGTGTGGCTCTAATAATACCAGAGACATCCTCATGCCCACTTATGACCTGACAGAGTCTGTCCTTGAGACCATGGGGAG AGTTAGTCTGGACATGATGTCAGTTCAGGCCAACACGGGGCCGCTGTGGCCAGAGAAGAACGCCACAGCCTTCTGGAGGGGGCGCGACAGCCGGCAGGAGCGTCTGGAGCTGGTCAAGCTTTCGAGGGCTCACCCAGACATTATAGATGCTGCTTTTAccaattttttcttctttaaacatGATGAGAGTCTCTATGGGCCACTGGTCAAACATGTTTCATTTTTTGACTTTTTCAAG TACAAGTACCAAATAAACATTGACGGCACCGTAGCAGCATATCGACTGCCTTACCTGTTGGCAGGAGACAGTGTGGTCTTAAAGCAGGATTCTGGCTACTATGAGCATTTCTACAATGAGCTTCGACCATGGGAGCACTACATCCCTATAAGAGCAGACCTGGCAGACCTCCTGGAAAAGATCCAGTGGGCCCGTGACCACGATGAAGAG GCAAAGAAAATTGCTCTTGCAGGTCAGCAGTTTGCCCGC GGTCATCTTATGGGAGACAGCATATTTTGTTACTACTACATACTTTTCAAG GAGTATGCCAAACTCCAGGCCACAGAGCCAAAGATTCGTAAGGGTATGGAACTTGTAGAGCAGCCCACTGATGACCTGTTTCCATGTTTCTTGCCACAGAACACGG gcaaAAGATGA